A window of Nonomuraea angiospora genomic DNA:
TGTGGGCAGTGCGGGAACTGCGCGGCCACGGCCAGTACCGCGATCGGGGGCCGCACCTGTTCGCCCTGTTCTGCCTGATCTTCTACGCGGGCGTACGCCCCTCTGAGGGTCTGCATCTGAAGGTGGAGCACTGCCAACTGCCGATGGGCGGTCGGTGGGGCAGCATCACCCTGATCGGGGCCTGCCCCGAGGTCGGCGAACTGTGGACCGACGACGGCGAACGACACGACGAACGCGGGCTCAAGCATCGCAGCAGGAAGACGGTCCGCATCGTCCCGATCCCCCCGGAATTGGTCGTGATCCTGCGCGGCCACCTGCTCACCTTCCCCCCGGCCCCCGATGGGCGGCTGTTCTACGACGGCCCCGACCGGGGCAAGGTGCCCGGCGGGGTGTACCGGTCCGTCTGGCGGCGTGCCCGCAAAGCCGCTCTCAACCCGGATGAGCACGTCTCCGAGGTCGCCAGACGGCCCTACGACCTACGGCACGCCAACGCCAGCATGCTGATAGCGGCGGGCGTGGACACTGCCGAGATCGCGCGACGGCTCGGACACTCCATCCGAACCCTGCTGACCACGTACGCGCACTGGATCAAGGGTGGTGAGGACGCGGCGAACGCCCGAATCGAAGCGGCCCTATCCGGCGAAACGATCACTGATAGTGCCCTGACCTGCGAAAATGGAAACGACGGGCCACCCACGGGCCAACCGGACGAATCCGGGGCAGCGTAGCCGTAAAACCCCAGGTCAACCCCCTGATTGTGGATAACCCAACGTTCTCCCCAGAACCCCGTTCGGGCCCACCCCCACCACCCCTCATCCACGAAAGTCGGTGCCCGGACCAGCACCAGACCGACGACGGAGGTGGCATATGGCCGCGAAACACGACCAAGACCTCGGCAAACAAGGCGAACAGGTAGCGGTGACCTACCTGGAAGCCGAGGGGATGAAGATAATCGCCCGCAACTGGCGCTGCCGCCACGGCGAGATCGACATCCTCGCCGAAGAGGGCCCCACCCTGGTCGTCGTCGAGGTCAAAACCCGATCGGGCAGATCCCACGGCACAGCCCTGGAGTCCGTGAGCCCGGCCAAGCTGGCCAGGCTGAGGATGCTCGCGGCCAAGTGGCTGGCCGCGCAGCCGCGCACGTTCCGCACCGTACGGGTGGACGTGATCGCCCTTGAGCGCTTCGCCGGTGACTTCGCCCTGAGTCACGTACGGGGGGCGATCTAGATGGCCGTGGCCCGCACGCGCAGCGTGGCCGTGATCGGAGTCGCGGGCCGCACCGTCGAGGTGGAGGCCGACGTGGGCAACGGCCTGGCCGGCATCCACCTCATCGGCCTCCCCGACACGGCGCTCAGCGAGGCCCGAGATCGGGTCAGGTCCGCGATGGTCAACAGCACCTATCCCTGGCCCGACGCCCGCATCATCGTCAGCCTCTTCCCGGCCAGCCTCCCCAAGCGAGGCTCCCAGTTCGACCTCGCCATAGCCGTGGCCATTCTGAGCGCCGCGGGCGTGATCCCGGCAGAGCGCATCGCGGAGCCGTTCTTCCTGGGTGAGCTCGGCCTCGACGGCCGTATCAGACCTGTACGCGGCGTGCTGCCCTCCATCATCGGCGCGGCCAAACACGGTGACGTCACAGTCGTCGTCCCCGCCGCGAACTCAGCCGAGGCCGCCCTGGTGCCCAATGTCAAAGTGATCCCGGTTTCACACCTCCGTCAGCTCGTGGAGTGGCTGCGCAGAGGAGACGAGGAACCCGAGCCGCGGGTCGAGGAGTGCGCCGAGTTGCCCAAGTCCACCGACGGCCCTGCGGTGGATCTCGCGGACGTCGTGGGTCAGCCGGTCGCCCGACGGGCTCTGGAGGTGTGCGCGGCAGGCGGCCACAACCTCTGGATGCTCGGCCCACCCGGCACCGGCAAGACCATGCTGGCCGAACGCCTCCCCACCCTCCTGCCGGACCTCGAGCTCGACCATGCCCTGGAGGTCACGGCCATCCATTCCGTCGCGGGCGCCCTGCCGCCGAACGCTCCGATGATGAGCAGGCCCCCGTTCGTCAGCCCGCACCACACGGCGACGTCCGCCGCGATCATCGGCGGAGG
This region includes:
- a CDS encoding YraN family protein encodes the protein MAAKHDQDLGKQGEQVAVTYLEAEGMKIIARNWRCRHGEIDILAEEGPTLVVVEVKTRSGRSHGTALESVSPAKLARLRMLAAKWLAAQPRTFRTVRVDVIALERFAGDFALSHVRGAI
- a CDS encoding YifB family Mg chelatase-like AAA ATPase — translated: MAVARTRSVAVIGVAGRTVEVEADVGNGLAGIHLIGLPDTALSEARDRVRSAMVNSTYPWPDARIIVSLFPASLPKRGSQFDLAIAVAILSAAGVIPAERIAEPFFLGELGLDGRIRPVRGVLPSIIGAAKHGDVTVVVPAANSAEAALVPNVKVIPVSHLRQLVEWLRRGDEEPEPRVEECAELPKSTDGPAVDLADVVGQPVARRALEVCAAGGHNLWMLGPPGTGKTMLAERLPTLLPDLELDHALEVTAIHSVAGALPPNAPMMSRPPFVSPHHTATSAAIIGGGSAVVRPGAVSLAHRGVLFLDEAPEFPRHVLDALRQPLESGHVTVSRSAGSVTFPARFMLVLAANPCPCAQAEDQSETCKCTPTIKRRYLGRLSGPLLDRIDMKVTVVRSTRRELLADRQFVETSKTVAERVLLARERAAKRLTGTPWRTNAEIPSSLLHSDYRPSNEAMKPMTSCLDSGTLTARGLDRVVRVAWTLADLADKDTPQEDETNAALSFWLGVKS